In Syngnathus acus chromosome 21, fSynAcu1.2, whole genome shotgun sequence, one genomic interval encodes:
- the LOC119139673 gene encoding small membrane A-kinase anchor protein-like gives MGCVKSKGSASRRDSEAARGDKAYLVRSEDGSPRADPALLEYAQKLSEEIMARAVQQWAEVDRRYGDIPYIECDVP, from the coding sequence ATGGGTTGCGTCAAATCCAAGGGGAGCGCTTCCCGCCGAGACAGTGAAGCGGCGCGGGGCGACAAGGCCTACTTGGTCCGCTCGGAGGACGGTTCCCCTCGGGCCGACCCGGCGCTGCTGGAGTACGCCCAGAAACTCTCGGAGGAGATCATGGCCCGGGCTGTGCAGCAGTGGGCGGAGGTGGACCGGCGTTACGGCGACATCCCGTACATCGAGTGCGACGTGCCGTGA
- the hibch gene encoding 3-hydroxyisobutyryl-CoA hydrolase, mitochondrial: MSFTRVTSKHRLRAICRLHRIQGHMMSSHVEPEVLMEKVGRAGVITMNRPKVLNALNLTMIRSIYPQLKKWESDSDTDLVIIKGAGGKAFCAGGDIRAITEAGKVGDPLSQVFFREEYILNNAIGTCKKPFIAFIDGITMGGGVGLSVHGRFRVATERTMFAMPETAIGLFPDVGGGYFLPRLQGKLGLFLALTGFRLKGRDVHRAGIATHFVESDKMSDLEKELVDSRSPSADNIARVLDSFHSESNLDCDKPFVLEQQMADIDRLFDATSVEGVVRNLKADCSQFAKKQAETLSKMSPTSMKMTFKQLQLGTTLSLQDVLRMEYRLSQACMRGCDFYEGVRAVLVDKDQTPKWKPATLEEVTDASVDEWFTSLGDKDLAL; this comes from the exons ATGTCATTTACAAGAGTAACGTCTAAACACAG ACTCAGAGCCATCTGCAGACTTCATCGAATCCAAGGACACATG ATGTCCAGTCACGTGGAGCCCGAGGTTCTCATGGAGAAGGTGGGCCGGGCTGGTGTGATCACCATGAACAGGCCCAAAGTGCTAAACGCCCTCAACTTAACCATGATCCGATCCATCTACCCTCAGCTCAAG AAATGGGAGAGTGACAGCGATACGGACCTTGTGATCATCAAAGGGGCAGGCGGGAAAGCGTTTTGCGCCGGTGGAGACATCCGAG CAATTACGGAAGCGGGCAAAGTTGGCGATCCTCTTTCGCAGGTCTTTTTCCGTGAAGAATACATTCTGAACAACGCCATAG GAACATGCAAGAAACCATTCATTGCCTTCATTGATGGAATAACAATGGGAGGG GGAGTTGGCCTGTCGGTTCACGGACGCTTTCGAGTGGCCACCGAGAGAACCATGTTTGCCATGCCAGAGACCGCTATCG GTCTGTTCCCCGACGTGGGAGGTGGTTATTTCCTGCCGAGGCTTCAGGGCAAGCTGGGCCTCTTCCTGGCTCTGACGGGCTTCCGCCTCAAAGGCCGCGACGTGCACCGAGCTGGAATTGCCACTCACTTTGTCGAGTCCGACAAG ATGTCGGACCTGGAGAAGGAGCTGGTGGACTCGAGGTCCCCCTCTGCTGACAACATTGCCAGAGTCTTAGATTCCTTCCATAGCGAG AGCAACCTGGACTGTGACAAGCCGTTTGTCCTGGAGCAGCAAATGGCCGACATTGACAG GCTGTTCGACGCCACCAGCGTGGAAGGCGTCGTGCGCAACCTGAAGGCTGACTGCTCACAATTTGCAAAGAAACAAGCGGAG ACTTTGTCCAAGATGTCCCCCACCTCCATGAAAATGACCTTCAAACAGCTGCAGCTCGGCACCACGCTCAGCCTGCAGGACGTCTTGCGCATGGAGTACCGCCTGAGTCAGGCCTGCATG CGGGGCTGCGACTTCTACGAGGGCGTCCGAGCTG ttCTGGTGGACAAGGACCAGACTCCCAAATGGAAGCCGGCCACCCTGGAGGAGGTGACCGACGCCAGCGTGGATGAATGGTTCACCTCCCTCGGAGACAAAGATCTGGCCTTGTGA